In Neospora caninum Liverpool complete genome, chromosome Ib, one DNA window encodes the following:
- a CDS encoding putative T-cell activation protein phosphatase 2C codes for MQREPASPCCCGCPLARETEFYQNADSKALPRLYFYACGKSRQHPLKGGPLKTTNADAFLIDRQVLGIADGVSSVEAEGFDPSRLPVELLTECSIECRARQQCSSVYDAESENLWTEWDVKEFSPQEYPLHILSRAHASCSSWGATTCVLTILDQSYLWTVNIGDSQALVLRRTSIPPRTVPVDQYRDHELCYSSRSRIGDLSLCGGYQVIHRVTPQQHFFNCPFQLTRMPDLDCSFGEVLRRTADSADVSGHEVEAGDIIIMGSDGLFDNLFDEDILHVVNKLCWGASKPGEPPSTDPHVVAEKLLEMAMIAANGCSDSEKAYLTPYAEGAFLELGKRLYGGKPDDITAVVGYIIDREARSRGKVGDSNRTGAVKMIERDQVGAQDTFPHGSMDPIGELAAEEVASHMPNGPSLKFYANPVHQQGIGVGDADSKTEGFINKANSSRSALLSCQRSQGQSLLPAPTKRVDHPPLNETHTSLKPKLDMQYASLAAAVASSRRSFPPGVGRGALPAAPAWVASVHSVPAAFGSKV; via the exons ATGCAGCGGGAACCAGCGTCTCCGTGCTGCTGCGGCTGCCcgctggcgagagagacagaattTTACCAAAATGCGGATTCTAAAGCGCTCCCTCGCTTGTACTTCTACGCCTGCGGCAAATCCAGGCAGCACCCTCTCAAGGGTGGTCCATTAAAGACCACCAATGCAGACGCCTTCCTCATCGATCGCCAA GTCCTCGGTATTGCCGATGGTGTCAGCTCGGTTGAGGCCGAAGGCTTCGATCCTTCCCGCCTCCCCGTTGAGCTCCTCACGGAGTGTTCCATAGAGTGTCGCGCTCGCCAGCAGTGCTCCTCTGTGTACGATGCAGAATCAGAGAACCTGTGGACAGAGTGGGACGTGAAAGAGTTCAGTCCTCAGGAATATCCTCTCCACATCCTTTCTCGGGCACACGCATCGTGTTCAAGTTGGGGTGCCACAACCTGTGTTCTCACGATACTCGACCAGAGCTACTTGTGGACAGTGAACATTGGAGATAGTCAGGCGCTCGTTCTGCGACGAACGAGTATTCCTCCGCGGACAGTTCCGGTGGATCAATACAGGGACCACGAATTGTGTTACAGCTCGCGAAGCAGAATTGGagatctgtctctctgtggagGATACCAGGTAATTCATAGAGTCACACCGCAGCAACACTTTTTTAACTGCCCTTTTCAACTAACGCGTATGCCTGATTTGGACTGCTCCTTCGGGGAAGTTCTACGGCGGACTGCGGATTCTGCGGACGTCTCTGGGCATGAAGTTGAGGCTGGGGATATTATCATTATGGGAAGTGACGGATTGTTTGACAACCTCTTCGACGAGGATATCTTGCACGTCGTGAACAAGCTGTGTTGGGGAGCAAGTAAACCAGGCGAACCACCATCGACTGACCCACATGTCGTCGCGGAAAAGCTCCTGGAG ATGGCGATGATTGCAGCCAATGGGTGTTCCGACTCGGAGAAAGCGTATTTGACTCCCTATGCCGAAGGGGCGTTCCTTGAGTTGGGAAAGCGGCTGTACGGAGGAAAGCCCGATGACATTACGGCTGTCGTTGGCTACATTATTGATCGCGAAGCGCGATCCAGAGGGAAAGTGGGGGATTCTAACAGAACTGGAGCCGTGAAGATGATCGAACGGGATCAAGTTGGAGCGCAAGACACATTTCCCCACGGAAGCATGGATCCGATTGGGGAGTTGGCTGCTGAGGAAGTTGCGAGTCATATGCCGAATGGTCCTTCGCTGAAATTCTACGCGAACCCAGTTCACCAACAGGGCATTGGTGTTGGTGACGCAGATTCAAAAACCGAAGGGTTCATCAACAAAGCGAACAGCAGTAGATCTGCCTTGCTGTCTTGTCAACGGTCGCAAGGCCAATCTTTGCTACCAGCGCCCACAAAGCGAGTTGACCATCCACCTTTAAATGAGACGCACACGTCGTTAAAGCCCAAATTGGATATGCAATATGCATCTCTTGCTGCTGCTGTAGCGTCGTCCAGACGAAGCTTTCCACCGGGCGTAGGACGGGGAGCATTGCCAGCAGCCCCTGCGTGGGTTGCTTCGGTCCACTCGGTGCCTGCTGCGTTCGGCTCGAAAGTTTGA
- a CDS encoding putative tubulin delta chain translates to MTVASRSFWSVDASPSRPTMAVVAVQLGQCGNQLGGALFSRLAEEISIAQSVRDEARARKLADIYFRDSEARQVVASAPGSFFDSSGISPFTSLHRKREDPAAVAHDAWSPQDSGRLSPQWSSAPAIARCILIDSEPGVLDVCLSGAPYSTHTRDRKAHSSLFSSNRTFAASRNLHKSAFGTHFRWQYSKRNAVYGARAAGCGNNWAVGYLREGPRREEAIAEALQRELEKAESLSSVLLIHSLAGGTGSGLGAFMNALCHDLLGSTSTVNLAVWPFTSGELSVQSYNTALSLAHAYSFMDGMVLTENARLEELCRGPGTTCGGPSFDDLNRAISAAVASATLLPHHSWVTQEAPGCLQRRLRLQPSHRRGQSMRCRGAEATSSGRQTPSCNLSVSPGTPSSFATHESAPLPLGASPLSFVVRDLCSQPAYKLLTVFHNPMPVSTPASNAHSFESLRGFLSSSCQHDSPFGGDSYAALFKQVLRQFSRSTPTIPASSGASDGRIRNGAAVGSERLPNRGSAVSPPTKQGKLYRSSTDWTGKLALPHTPYSEGGRNKTPRGPRSNPSGDARTYGRDEGVTSGIPKTDTVPRTGERRSGSNRTVGIWAIVRGRDIETAETEERFWPEEQLDAAVRVWKEDTVPIRVRMARTTVRWIRVTLSRK, encoded by the exons ATGACAGTAGCATCGCGGAGTTTCTGGTCTGTAGATGCGTCGCCGTCCAGGCCAACAATGGCGGTCGTCGCTGTCCAGCTTGGCCAATGCGGCAACCAGCTTGGTGGggcccttttctctcgccttgccGAAGAGATCTCGATCGCTCAGAGTGTCCGCGACGAAGCACGGGCCAGGAAACTGGCCGATATATATTTCCGTGATTCTGAGGCGCGCCAGGTCGTGGCCTCTGCTCCGGGTTCGTTTTTTGATTCTTCCGGAATATCCCCGTTCACATCActccacagaaaaagagaggatcCTGCGGCAGTCGCCCACGACGCGTGGAGCCCCCAAGACTCggggcgcctctctccgcagtgGTCCTCTGCACCAGCAATCGCCCGCTGTATCCTCATCGATAGTGAACCGGGCGTTCTCgacgtgtgtctctccggaGCGCCTTACTCCACCCAcacaagagacaggaaagcacATTCTAGCCTCTTTTCGTCCAATCGCActttcgctgcctcgcgaAACCTTCACAAGTCAGCTTTCGGCACGCATTTCCGCTGGCAGTACAGCAAACGGAACGCTGTCTACGGGGCTCGCGCTGCAGGGTGCGGCAACAACTGGGCGGTAGGGTATCTGCGTGAAGGCCCGCGCCGCGAAGAGGCCATTGCGGAAGCCCTTCAGCGTGAACTGGAAAAGGCCGAGAGTCTGTCGTCTGTCCTTCTCATCCACAGTCTTGCTG GCGGAACCGGGTCGGGACTCGGGGCCTTCATGAACGCTCTTTGCCACGATCTTTTGGGTTCGACTTCGACGGTCAATCTCGCGGTCTGGCCTTTTACGTCGGGCGAGCTCTCTGTCCAGAGCTACAATACGgcactctctctcgctcatGCCTACTCTTTCAT GGATGGTATGGTACTCACTGAAAACGCGCGTCTGGAGGAGCTCTGCAGAGGCCCAGGTACCACCTGCGGGGGGCCGTCTTTTGATGACCTGAACCGTGCAATTTCCGCAGCAGTTGCGTCTGCCACGCTGCTTCCTCACCATTCGTGGGTTACTCAGGAAGCACCCGGATGCCTTCAAAGGCGGCTGAGGCTCCAACCTAGCCACCGTAGAGGACAATCCATGCGGTGTCGTGGAGCAGAAGCAACGTCTAGCGGACGGCAGACCCCATCATGCAATCTTTCAGTCTCACCTGGGACTCCCAGTAGCTTCGCGACCCACGAGAGCGCACCTCTCCCGTTAGGAGCCAGTCCACTATCTTTTGTCGTGCGAGACCTCTGCAGCCAGCCAGCCTATAAACTTCTAACTGTTTTCCATAACCCGATGCCCGTTTCCACTCCGGCTTCCAATGCCCACAGTTTCGAGAGTCTACGGGGattcctctcgtcttcttgccAGCACGATAGTCCTTTCGGCGGCGACTCATACGCTGCTTTGTTCAAGCAAGTGCTCCGCCAGTTCTCTCGAAGCACCCCCACGAtccctgcctcttctggAGCCAGCGACGGACGCATACGAAACGGCGCTGCGGTGGGTTCTGAGCGACTTCCCAATCGTGGCAGCGCTGTGTCGCCGCCAACCAAGCAAGGCAAACTGTATAGGTCGTCCACGGACTGGACTGGGAAGTTGGCCCTGCCGCACACACCTTACTCTGAGGGAGGGCGAAACAAGACTCCCCGTGGACCCCGTTCTAACCCGTCTGGAGACGCAAGGACATACGGGCGCGACGAAGGCGTCACATCTGGAATTCCGAAAACCGACACTGTCCCAAGGACTGGAGAACGACGGAGTGGCTCCAATCGGACAGTAGGGATCTGGGCAATCgtgcgagggagagacatTGAGACtgcggaaacagaagagcggTTCTGGCCCGAAGAACAGCTTGACGCAGCCGTGCGGGTCTGGAAGGAGGACACGGTGCCGATACGGGTAAGGATGGCCAGAACAACCGTTCGCTGGATCCGCGTGACGCTCTCCCGCAAATGA
- a CDS encoding phthalate dioxygenase reductase subunit, related, which produces MVRVPEQAWRRLAQRTLFLSSPSEPARAACVSPGVLAAKQAADEKSFDASSRIRLWAALAAGVSSVVFFSDSYQRADKRLARAFGNAPRAVACAEKPKGKAVDLGAVEDFEKGGLYEVAVNGGKDKVLLSRTADGTFYCTGASCSHYSASLVKGIVTAKRTVTCPFHDAEFDLETGKCVNGPALSAIPTYAIEVKNGRVVAQIPDEVTVRAKGVYAKEKKGKKTETFVLLGGGAAAATAAETLRAEGFDGRIVMICEESVPPYDRPVLTKNLNAKVDNILLRPLQTLQEELDVQVLLNSRAVGVDLKKKTVRLEGGAADVNFDKLLLCTGSETRRLSGLPNGTARGIFTVRDVNDLQELGKFLEENSRFNSNPRVAIIGSSFVGVELASAFQRRGCKNVTVIGQESVPFERILGHRVGESIKQLITGKGVRYYPHSKVTGFTSTRNRVTGVELASGEIIQADIVLVGIGSVPATKFLANQADFALARDGSIVTDPLLRLPSNPDVYVAGDIATYPYVKTGEEIRVEHWAVAMQQGRVAALNMLGRHVPFTQIPFFWTMIFGKAMRFAGWVGSGFEEVIVEGDIDKQEFVAYYVKDDRVTAVCTMARDPVAVAAVELLEQNLMPSPGELRQGLKNSQDVVALAKVRDCPSGARELRQGLKNSQDVVALAKEAAATKTVKRLV; this is translated from the exons ATGGTTCGCGTCCCTGAACAGGCgtggcggcgcctcgcccagagaactctctttctttcttcgccgtccgAGCCTGCTCGCGCCGCGTGCGTGTCCCCAGGCGTTCTCGCTGCCAAGCAGGCGGCGGACGAGAAATCCTTcgacgcgtcttcgcgaATCCGCCTCTGGGCGGCCCTCGctgcgggtgtctcctccgtcgtcttcttctccgacAGCTATCAGCGCGCCGACAAGCGCCTCGCCCGAGCGTTCGGAAACGCTCCGCGGGCAGTTGCCTGCGCAGAGAAACCAAAAGGGAAGGCCGTCGACCTCGGAGCAGTCGAAGACTTCGAGAAAGGCGGACTCTACGAGGTCGCCGTGAACGGCG GAAAAGACAAAGTTCTTCTCTCACGAACTGCCGACGGCACTTTCTACTGCACTGGAGCAAGCTGCAGCCACTACAGCGCATCTCTCGTGAAAG GTATCGTCACGGCGAAGCGAACCGTCACGTGCCCGTTCCACGATGCCGAGTTCGACCTTGAAACTGGAAAATGTGTGAACG GGCCCGCGCTCAGCGCAATTCCAACGTACGCCATCGAAGTCAAGAACGGACGTGTCGTCGCGCAGATCCCCGACGAGGTGACCGTACGGGCGAAGGGGGTGtacgcgaaggagaaaaaagggaaaaaaacggagacgttCGTTCTCCTCGGAGGCGgggcagcggcggcgacagCTGCTGAGACTCTCCGCGCGGAAGGCTTCGACG GCCGCATTGTCATGATTTGCGAGGAGTCGGTCCCTCCCTACGACCGCCCGGTGCTGACGAAGAATCTCAACGCGAAAGTTGACAATA ttcttcttcgccctctgcaGACTCTTCAGGAGGAGCTGGACGTTCAGGTGCTCCTCAACTCTCGCGCCGTCGGTGTCGACTTGAAGAAAAAGACCGTCCGCCtcgagggaggcgcggcagaTGTGAACTTCGATAAA cttcttctctgcactggaagcgagacgcgtcgcctgtcGGGGCTGCCGAACGGGACCGCCCGTGGCATCTTCACGGTGCGGGACGTGAACGATCTTCAGGAACTCGGGAAGTTCCTGGAGGAAAACAGCCGCTTCAACTCGAACCCTCGAGTAGCCATCATCGGTTCCTCCTTTGTCGGCGTCGaactcgcctccgccttccaGCGACGCGGCTGCAAAAATGTCACAGTCATCGGCCAG GAGAGCGTCCCTTTCGAGAGGATCTTGGGACATCGCGTAGGCGAAAGCATCAAGCAGTTGATCACCGGCAAAGGCGTGCGTTACTACCCGCACAGCAAAGTGACAGGTTTCAC gtCGACCCGCAACCGCGTCACTGGTGTCGAGCTCGCCTCCGGGGAAATCATCCAAGCAGACATCGTCCTCGTGGGAATCGGCTCAGTCCCTGCCACGAAGTTCCTCGCGAACCAGGCAgacttcgctctcgcccgcgACGGGTCAATCGTCACCGACCCGCTTCTCAG ACTTCCTTCCAACCCGGATGTCTACGTGGCCGGTGACATTGCCACGTACCCATATGTGAAGACGG gcgaggagatCCGTGTGGAGCACTGGGCTGTGGCGATGCAGCAGGGGCGAGTCGCGGCTCTCAACATGCTCGGTCGACACGTGCCATTCACGCAGATTCCCTTCTTCTGGACGATGATTTTTGGGAAAGCGATGCG ATTTGCAGGATGGGTCGGCAGCGGCTTCGAAGAGGTTATTGTCGAGGGCGACATTGACAAGCAAGAGTTTGTTGCCTACTATGTCAAGGATGACCGC GTCACAGCCGTGTGCACGATGGCTCGCGATCCGGTCGCCGTGGCGGCGGTGGAGCTTCTCGAGCAGAATTTGATGCCGTCGCCCGGAGAGTTGCGTCAAGGTCTGAAGAACTCCCAAGATGTTGTGGCGCTGGCCAAGGTAAGAGATTGTCCCAGCGGCGCACGAGAGTTGCGTCAAGGTCTGAAGAACTCCCAAGATGTTGTGGCGCTGGCCAAG gaggcggcggccaCCAAGACTGTCAAGCGACTGGTTTGA